A DNA window from Cyanobacteriota bacterium contains the following coding sequences:
- a CDS encoding asparaginase: MTRGRRTQAAEIEVRLLREGLVESIHHVQVVVCDDRGRVLSVAGNPETTTFIRSALK, translated from the coding sequence ATGACTAGGGGAAGACGAACCCAGGCCGCTGAAATTGAAGTGCGGTTGTTGCGAGAAGGGCTTGTTGAGTCGATTCATCATGTTCAAGTGGTGGTCTGTGACGATCGGGGGCGAGTACTATCCGTTGCAGGTAACCCAGAAACGACAACGTTTATTCGCTCTGCCCTCAAGC